In Thiohalophilus sp., a genomic segment contains:
- a CDS encoding TIGR04255 family protein has protein sequence MNDAKKIPASLSQDTILESTFEIRFESNKKQVAELLPGLLYPKIKDLYPEIEVLVQFNKDSFKENPELMYKPSRRLVGESSMVQLGERVISLARRKPYGGWESFKNEIVNLIQAFRECDIVTNTERFSMKYLNVLPSIENRKDLDMLKLNAQLGDHNVKENEAGFSLRTEILKNNFINIIQIIPNANVKSKDEGYSGLLLEIDTISNFEAQNFFDVHEDFLDLCHQTEKEIFFGIIEDDVIERLGPRW, from the coding sequence ATGAATGACGCAAAAAAAATACCAGCAAGCTTATCTCAGGACACAATATTAGAGTCTACATTTGAGATAAGATTTGAGAGCAATAAGAAGCAAGTTGCTGAATTGCTTCCAGGCTTGTTGTACCCGAAGATAAAAGATTTGTACCCAGAGATCGAAGTTTTAGTGCAGTTCAATAAAGATTCTTTTAAGGAAAATCCCGAGTTAATGTACAAGCCTTCGAGAAGGCTTGTTGGTGAATCAAGTATGGTTCAACTAGGCGAGAGAGTAATTAGCTTGGCGCGACGAAAACCATATGGTGGATGGGAAAGTTTTAAGAATGAGATTGTTAACTTAATTCAAGCATTTCGTGAATGCGATATAGTCACAAATACAGAAAGATTTTCTATGAAATACTTGAATGTTTTGCCTAGTATTGAGAATAGAAAAGATTTGGATATGTTAAAGCTCAATGCGCAGTTGGGTGATCACAACGTAAAAGAAAATGAAGCTGGATTTAGTTTGCGAACAGAAATTCTGAAGAATAATTTTATAAATATAATCCAAATCATACCCAATGCCAATGTGAAATCGAAAGACGAGGGCTATTCTGGTCTTCTCTTAGAAATAGATACCATATCAAATTTTGAGGCTCAGAACTTTTTTGATGTGCATGAAGATTTCCTTGATTTATGCCATCAGACAGAAAAAGAGATATTTTTTGGTATTATCGAGGACGATGTTATTGAGAGGTTGGGACCAAGATGGTAG
- the thiC gene encoding phosphomethylpyrimidine synthase ThiC, producing MSAIPEEFIQKTAKLSDDVTRPFPSSKKTYVTGSREDLRVPLREVECTPTHTEQGDELNPPIYIYDTSGPYTDPQVSIDLRKGLPDVRANWIAERDDTELLDGPTSEYGRARQDDPELAHLRFEHIRQPRRAKAGKNVSQMHYARKGMITPEMEYIAIRENNKLQAMRNDPRYAKLLRQHQGESFGASIPDEITPEFVRDEVARGRAIIPANINHPELEPMIIGRNFRTKVNTNIGNSAVTSSIEEEVEKMVWSARWGGDTLMDLSTGKNIHETREWILRNAPMPIGTVPIYQALEKVDGKAEDLTWEIFRDTLIEQAEQGVDYFTIHAGVLLRYVPLTAERVTGIVSRGGSIMAKWCLSHHTESFLYTHFDDICEIMKAYDVSFSLGDGLRPGSIADANDAAQFAELETLGELTKRAWEHDCQVMIEGPGHVPLHKIKENVEKELADCYEAPFYTLGPLITDIAPAYDHITSGIGAANIGWYGTAMLCYVTPKEHLGLPNKQDVRDGIITYKIAAHGSDLAKGFPGAQVRDNALSKSRFEFRWEDQFNLSLDPERARSMHDETMPKEAHKVAHFCSMCGPNFCSMKITQDVRDYAAKLGVSEEEALEKGMQEKSVEFVETGAEIYHKQ from the coding sequence ATGAGCGCTATCCCCGAAGAATTTATCCAGAAGACGGCCAAACTGTCCGACGACGTCACCCGGCCGTTTCCCAGTTCCAAAAAGACTTACGTCACCGGCTCGCGCGAGGATCTGCGCGTGCCCCTGCGCGAGGTCGAGTGCACCCCGACCCACACCGAGCAGGGCGACGAGCTCAACCCACCGATTTATATCTACGACACCTCCGGCCCCTACACCGACCCGCAGGTGAGCATCGACCTGCGCAAGGGCCTGCCGGACGTGCGCGCCAACTGGATCGCCGAACGCGACGACACCGAACTGCTCGACGGCCCCACCTCGGAATATGGCCGCGCCCGCCAGGACGATCCCGAGCTGGCCCACCTGCGCTTCGAGCACATCCGCCAGCCGCGCCGCGCCAAAGCGGGCAAGAACGTTAGCCAAATGCATTATGCCCGAAAGGGCATGATTACCCCGGAGATGGAATACATCGCCATCCGCGAGAACAACAAACTGCAGGCGATGCGCAACGATCCCCGTTACGCCAAACTGCTGCGCCAGCATCAGGGGGAATCCTTCGGTGCCAGCATCCCGGACGAGATCACGCCTGAATTTGTCAGGGATGAGGTGGCCCGCGGCCGCGCCATCATCCCGGCCAACATCAACCACCCGGAACTGGAGCCGATGATCATCGGCCGCAACTTCCGCACCAAGGTCAACACCAACATCGGCAACTCGGCGGTCACTTCCAGTATTGAAGAGGAAGTCGAGAAGATGGTCTGGTCGGCCCGCTGGGGCGGCGACACGCTGATGGATCTGTCCACCGGCAAGAACATCCACGAAACCCGCGAATGGATCCTGCGCAACGCGCCCATGCCCATCGGCACCGTGCCCATCTACCAGGCACTGGAGAAGGTCGACGGCAAGGCCGAGGACCTGACCTGGGAGATCTTCCGCGACACGTTAATCGAGCAGGCCGAACAGGGTGTGGACTACTTCACCATCCACGCCGGCGTGCTGCTGCGCTACGTGCCGCTCACCGCCGAGCGCGTCACCGGCATCGTCAGCCGTGGCGGCTCGATCATGGCCAAGTGGTGCCTGTCGCATCACACCGAGAGTTTCCTCTACACCCACTTCGACGACATCTGCGAGATCATGAAAGCCTATGACGTCAGCTTCTCACTGGGTGACGGCCTGCGCCCCGGCTCCATCGCCGACGCCAACGACGCCGCCCAGTTCGCCGAGCTGGAAACCCTGGGCGAGCTGACAAAACGCGCCTGGGAACACGACTGCCAGGTCATGATCGAAGGCCCCGGCCACGTGCCGCTGCACAAGATCAAAGAGAACGTCGAAAAAGAACTGGCCGACTGCTACGAGGCCCCGTTCTATACCCTGGGCCCGCTGATCACCGACATCGCCCCGGCCTACGACCACATCACCTCGGGGATTGGTGCGGCCAACATCGGCTGGTACGGCACCGCCATGCTCTGCTACGTCACGCCCAAGGAACATCTGGGCCTGCCCAACAAGCAGGACGTGCGCGACGGCATCATCACCTACAAGATCGCCGCCCACGGTTCGGATCTGGCCAAGGGCTTCCCCGGCGCCCAGGTGCGCGACAACGCCCTGAGCAAATCGCGTTTCGAATTCCGCTGGGAGGATCAGTTCAACCTCTCGCTGGATCCTGAACGGGCGCGAAGCATGCACGACGAGACCATGCCCAAAGAGGCCCACAAGGTTGCGCACTTCTGTTCGATGTGCGGGCCGAATTTCTGCAGTATGAAAATTACACAAGACGTGCGGGATTACGCTGCTAAACTTGGAGTGAGTGAGGAAGAGGCTCTGGAAAAAGGCATGCAGGAAAAATCTGTCGAGTTCGTCGAGACCGGTGCGGAGATCTATCACAAGCAATAA
- a CDS encoding HD-GYP domain-containing protein has translation MRSRWLPGQSRTAAVKYHHYWPIPTRMSLQPHPMQPDYAPGEQLRLSEVIGALSYALDLTEGQPAGHCIRCCWIGMHLGRMLGMPQADLLDLYYTLLLKDAGCSSNAARLYQLYGGDERQIKNRFKTVDGDHLQEIARFVFENIDGSQGLVKKMRRFATLVMRGEKYADELVETRCERGADIARRLGFNETIADGIRHLDEHWNGHGRPYHIKGDQIPIHSRIALLSQVIDVFFQIAGQDAAEEEIHKRRGSWFDPELVDTFMALRHDRAFWETLVAEDIQFTIQNMAPESEPALVSDDRLDDITAAFGMIVDAKSPYTFDHSSRVASYTLAISEELSVDPARRHFLRRGAFLHDIGKLGVSNDILDKPGKLDDAEWRTVRDHARYTETILSHLTPFAELARVAGAHHERLDGGGYPYGLTAEEICLETRIITVADIFDAITAERPYRGPVPRDKAIEIMRGEVNTAVDEAVLDALVNRLPTL, from the coding sequence GTGCGCAGCAGGTGGCTGCCGGGGCAGAGCCGCACCGCTGCGGTCAAGTATCACCACTACTGGCCGATACCCACCCGCATGAGCCTGCAACCCCATCCCATGCAGCCGGATTACGCCCCCGGCGAGCAACTGCGCTTATCCGAAGTGATCGGCGCCTTGAGTTACGCCCTGGATCTGACCGAGGGCCAGCCGGCGGGGCACTGTATACGCTGCTGCTGGATCGGCATGCACCTGGGCAGGATGCTGGGGATGCCGCAGGCCGATTTACTGGACCTGTACTACACCCTGCTGCTCAAGGATGCCGGTTGCAGCAGCAACGCCGCGCGACTGTATCAGCTCTACGGTGGCGATGAACGCCAGATCAAAAACCGGTTCAAGACCGTCGACGGCGATCACCTGCAGGAGATCGCGCGCTTTGTCTTTGAGAACATCGACGGCAGTCAGGGATTAGTCAAAAAGATGCGGCGCTTCGCCACGCTGGTGATGCGCGGTGAGAAGTACGCCGATGAACTGGTAGAAACCCGTTGTGAGCGCGGTGCGGATATCGCCAGGCGGCTGGGCTTTAACGAAACCATCGCCGACGGCATACGCCACCTGGACGAGCACTGGAACGGCCACGGCCGGCCGTACCATATCAAGGGTGATCAGATTCCGATCCACTCGCGTATCGCGCTGCTGTCGCAGGTTATCGATGTGTTCTTTCAGATCGCCGGGCAAGATGCCGCGGAAGAAGAAATACATAAGCGCCGCGGTAGCTGGTTTGATCCGGAACTGGTGGATACCTTCATGGCGTTGCGCCACGACCGCGCGTTCTGGGAAACCCTCGTGGCGGAGGACATTCAGTTCACTATCCAGAACATGGCCCCGGAGAGCGAGCCAGCACTGGTCAGCGATGACCGCCTCGACGATATCACTGCCGCCTTCGGCATGATTGTCGACGCCAAGAGCCCGTATACTTTCGATCACAGCAGCCGTGTGGCCAGCTACACGCTGGCCATCAGCGAGGAATTATCGGTCGACCCGGCACGCCGGCATTTTTTGCGCCGCGGCGCGTTCCTGCACGACATCGGCAAACTCGGGGTCAGCAACGACATCCTCGATAAACCCGGCAAACTCGACGACGCCGAGTGGCGGACAGTGCGTGACCACGCCCGATATACCGAGACCATCCTCTCTCACCTGACCCCGTTCGCAGAACTGGCGCGGGTGGCCGGTGCCCATCATGAACGGCTCGACGGTGGCGGTTATCCCTACGGGCTGACGGCGGAGGAGATCTGTCTGGAGACGCGGATTATTACCGTCGCCGATATCTTCGATGCGATCACCGCCGAACGGCCTTATCGGGGGCCTGTCCCCCGGGACAAGGCGATCGAGATCATGCGTGGCGAGGTAAACACCGCGGTGGACGAGGCGGTGCTGGATGCGCTCGTCAACCGCCTGCCCACGCTGTGA
- a CDS encoding alpha/beta fold hydrolase has translation MVISRTPRLHLTGVRALATWLAMLGSVAPSLAAGIACRRWFSPYRFRLPPRERVWLNAAQREYVSSLDNGMVALYRWGHKGPRVLLMHGWNGRATQLCCFIEPLLQAGYQVIAFDAPAHGHSPGKHTDLIEIAHALRSVSVRFGPFEGIVAHSFGMAVTAYALRHLGVAAFRVIGISPPGRMPYLFNSFCDLLHLPYRARAAFEERVKERFGADVWEQLSPEVNVELLDNIPALLIHDNDDREVTPSQAEILHQAWPGSHLLRTDGLGHRRILRDPAVIAHTVRFFQRGEVPADVE, from the coding sequence ATGGTCATTTCGCGTACACCCAGGCTGCACCTCACCGGCGTCCGGGCGCTGGCCACCTGGCTGGCGATGCTCGGCAGCGTGGCGCCGTCGCTGGCCGCCGGGATCGCCTGTCGGCGCTGGTTCTCGCCGTACCGCTTCCGGCTGCCGCCACGTGAGCGGGTCTGGCTCAATGCCGCGCAGCGGGAATATGTCTCCAGCCTGGATAACGGCATGGTGGCGCTCTATCGCTGGGGCCACAAGGGCCCGCGGGTGCTGCTGATGCACGGCTGGAACGGGCGGGCCACCCAGTTGTGCTGTTTTATCGAGCCGCTGCTGCAGGCCGGCTACCAGGTCATCGCCTTCGATGCCCCGGCCCACGGCCACAGCCCCGGCAAACACACCGATCTGATCGAGATCGCCCACGCCCTGCGCTCCGTCTCGGTCCGTTTCGGGCCGTTCGAGGGGATCGTCGCCCATTCGTTCGGGATGGCGGTTACCGCCTATGCCCTGCGCCACCTGGGCGTGGCCGCCTTCCGGGTTATCGGGATCAGTCCGCCGGGGCGGATGCCCTATCTGTTCAACAGTTTCTGCGACCTGCTGCATTTGCCGTACCGCGCCCGCGCGGCCTTCGAAGAGCGGGTCAAGGAACGCTTCGGGGCGGATGTCTGGGAACAACTCTCTCCGGAGGTGAACGTGGAACTGCTCGACAACATCCCCGCGTTGCTCATCCATGACAACGACGATCGCGAAGTCACCCCCAGTCAGGCCGAAATCCTCCATCAGGCCTGGCCCGGCAGCCACCTGCTGCGCACCGACGGCCTCGGCCACCGCCGCATCCTTCGCGACCCCGCAGTAATCGCTCACACTGTGCGGTTCTTCCAGCGTGGCGAGGTCCCTGCCGACGTGGAATAG
- a CDS encoding protein-L-isoaspartate O-methyltransferase → MAQMNFEQARLNMIEQQIRPWEVLDQQVLDLLVEVPREDFVPSEFRKLAFTDMNIPLGHDEVMMSPKFEARMLQALTLRPEDTILEVGTGSGYVTALLARLGKHVYSVDLHGDFVEAAQAKLNAHNLHNVTLDVGDAAHGWDKHAPYDVICITGSLPILPKAFPHQLAVGGRLFAIVGDPPVMDVIVMTRIGQEDWAKEYLFETDLRPLKNAEQPERFVL, encoded by the coding sequence ATGGCGCAGATGAATTTCGAGCAGGCCCGTCTGAACATGATTGAGCAGCAGATCCGGCCCTGGGAAGTGCTGGATCAGCAGGTACTGGATTTACTGGTGGAAGTGCCGCGCGAGGACTTCGTGCCGAGCGAATTTCGCAAGCTGGCCTTCACCGACATGAATATTCCGCTGGGGCACGACGAGGTGATGATGTCGCCCAAGTTCGAGGCCCGCATGCTGCAGGCTCTCACCCTCCGGCCCGAGGACACTATATTAGAGGTGGGCACCGGCAGCGGTTATGTGACCGCCCTGCTCGCCCGCCTGGGCAAGCATGTCTACAGCGTCGACCTGCACGGCGATTTCGTCGAGGCCGCCCAGGCCAAACTCAACGCGCATAACCTGCACAATGTCACACTGGATGTGGGCGATGCCGCCCACGGCTGGGACAAACATGCTCCGTACGATGTGATCTGTATTACCGGTTCCCTGCCGATCCTGCCCAAAGCCTTCCCGCACCAGCTCGCCGTCGGCGGCCGCCTGTTCGCCATCGTCGGCGACCCGCCGGTGATGGACGTGATCGTGATGACCCGCATCGGCCAGGAAGACTGGGCCAAGGAATACCTGTTTGAAACCGACCTGCGGCCGCTGAAAAACGCCGAACAACCCGAGCGCTTTGTCCTGTAA
- a CDS encoding rhodanese-like domain-containing protein, with protein sequence MKKFTPRDLKTHLDQTPEPPLLLDVREPWEYETCHIEGSTLIPMGRIQSTVESLDKNRETVVICHHGIRSRAVAIFLEREGFNNVINLEGGVDRWADEVDPQMQKYS encoded by the coding sequence ATGAAAAAGTTCACGCCGCGCGATCTCAAAACCCATCTTGATCAGACTCCCGAACCGCCGTTACTGCTCGATGTGCGGGAACCGTGGGAGTATGAGACCTGTCATATTGAAGGCTCGACCCTGATCCCGATGGGCCGGATCCAGTCGACCGTGGAATCATTGGACAAAAACCGGGAAACCGTCGTAATCTGCCATCATGGTATTCGCAGCCGTGCCGTGGCGATTTTTCTGGAGCGCGAAGGTTTTAACAACGTGATCAATCTCGAAGGCGGCGTCGATCGCTGGGCCGACGAGGTGGATCCGCAAATGCAAAAATACAGCTGA
- a CDS encoding TolC family outer membrane protein: MKQTQLAITLALTLTSFTVNANDLMSIYQQATQNDPQFRAAQAEYRANQEATSQGRAPLLPQLTATVHSTDNTDEVISSSSSLFTVGENKYDSSGYSLKLTQAIYHHDYYVQLRQANAQVARAEANFRNAKQELMVRVAQRYFEYLGAIDNLGFARAEQKAIEQQLNQIEQRFNVGLTAITDVHEARARRDQAEAQTIRARNELEVARENLREITGMPYNQIAELDKDSPLLRPEPENIEHWVETALEHSLSLIAAEKTRLIAKQEISRQRAGHYPTLDLVADHTNTDIEGGSFGARETEDTAISVQLNVPLYSGGLVASQTREAAARHIQAKEQYEQQRRAIERQIRSAYLSVIANISQVKAFAQALESSRTALEATEAGFEVGTRTAVDVLNSQRELYRAQRDYAQSRYNYILESFRLKQAAGILSEQDIKQVNTWLQ, from the coding sequence ATGAAACAAACACAACTTGCCATAACGCTGGCCCTGACTCTGACGAGCTTCACTGTCAACGCCAATGATCTGATGTCGATTTATCAACAGGCGACACAGAACGATCCGCAATTCCGCGCGGCACAGGCCGAATACCGGGCCAACCAGGAAGCGACCAGCCAGGGGCGTGCGCCGCTGCTGCCGCAGTTAACGGCCACAGTCCACTCCACCGATAATACGGATGAGGTCATCAGTTCCTCTTCAAGCCTGTTTACGGTGGGTGAGAACAAATATGACAGCAGTGGCTACTCGCTGAAATTGACCCAGGCGATCTATCATCACGACTATTACGTGCAGCTGCGCCAGGCCAACGCCCAGGTCGCCCGGGCCGAGGCCAACTTCCGCAATGCCAAACAGGAATTAATGGTACGGGTGGCACAGCGCTATTTTGAGTACCTCGGCGCCATCGACAACCTGGGCTTCGCCCGCGCCGAGCAAAAAGCCATCGAGCAGCAACTAAATCAGATCGAACAACGCTTCAATGTCGGTCTGACCGCCATTACCGACGTGCACGAAGCCCGCGCCCGCCGAGACCAGGCCGAGGCCCAGACCATCCGCGCCAGAAACGAGCTGGAAGTGGCGCGCGAGAATCTGCGTGAGATTACCGGCATGCCTTATAATCAGATCGCCGAACTGGACAAGGACAGCCCGCTGCTGCGCCCTGAACCGGAAAACATCGAACACTGGGTAGAGACCGCGCTGGAGCACAGCCTTAGTCTGATCGCTGCGGAAAAAACCCGCCTGATCGCCAAACAGGAGATCAGTCGCCAGCGGGCCGGCCATTACCCGACGCTCGATCTGGTCGCGGACCATACCAACACCGATATCGAAGGCGGCAGCTTTGGCGCGCGCGAAACCGAGGACACGGCGATCTCCGTGCAGCTGAATGTGCCGTTATATTCCGGCGGACTGGTGGCCTCGCAGACCCGCGAAGCCGCCGCCCGGCATATCCAGGCCAAGGAGCAATATGAACAGCAGCGCCGCGCCATCGAACGCCAGATCCGCAGCGCCTACCTGAGCGTGATCGCCAACATCAGCCAGGTGAAGGCCTTCGCCCAGGCCCTGGAATCGAGCCGCACTGCGCTGGAAGCGACCGAAGCGGGCTTTGAAGTCGGCACCCGGACCGCGGTGGATGTGCTCAACTCGCAGCGCGAGCTGTACCGGGCGCAGCGTGACTATGCCCAGTCGCGTTACAACTACATTCTCGAATCCTTCCGGCTCAAGCAGGCCGCCGGGATTCTCAGCGAACAGGACATCAAACAGGTCAACACCTGGCTGCAGTAA
- a CDS encoding hydrolase, translated as MHQAPLLCDTATSQLVLIDIQEKLAAAMKPAVREQLLRNTAILSQAANALGIPVVHTEQYPKGLGPTEPALAAHLHDTAIEKTCFSCYRAPDFVEQLRVNARRQIVLGGMESHVCVLQTAIQLQEHGYQVFVVEDAIASRRKTHHRNALARLRQGGIAVSMSESVLFEWLRDARHEQFRALSKLIR; from the coding sequence ATGCATCAAGCTCCCCTGCTGTGCGACACGGCCACCAGTCAACTGGTGCTGATCGATATCCAGGAAAAGCTGGCCGCGGCCATGAAGCCGGCGGTGCGCGAACAGCTGCTGCGCAACACGGCGATTTTGAGCCAGGCGGCCAACGCGCTGGGCATCCCCGTGGTACATACCGAACAGTACCCGAAGGGGCTGGGGCCGACCGAACCGGCACTGGCCGCCCATCTGCACGACACCGCCATCGAAAAAACCTGCTTTTCCTGTTACCGCGCCCCCGATTTTGTCGAGCAGTTGCGCGTCAATGCCCGCCGCCAGATCGTACTGGGCGGCATGGAAAGCCATGTCTGTGTTCTGCAGACCGCCATCCAGCTGCAGGAACACGGTTATCAGGTGTTCGTGGTGGAAGATGCCATCGCCTCGCGGCGCAAGACCCATCATCGCAATGCCCTGGCCCGTCTGCGCCAGGGGGGTATCGCCGTCAGCATGAGCGAATCGGTCCTGTTCGAATGGCTGCGCGATGCTCGCCACGAACAGTTCAGGGCATTATCCAAACTGATTCGCTGA
- the lpxL gene encoding LpxL/LpxP family Kdo(2)-lipid IV(A) lauroyl/palmitoleoyl acyltransferase, producing MPDSVTPFPVRDYLHPKYWPTWLGLGFMWLVAQLPYPAINTLGKGVGLLSYALMPARRRIVRTNLRLAFPEYDKHTLRRLVRENFHSTAMAIFESGLAWWGSEQRLQSMYRIEGLENLKAARAQGKGVLLLGGHYTTLEISGKFLANHVDNLRPTYKRAHNPLFEAIMVHSRNRMLDGLIRSRDMRDILRNLKNGKVVWYAPDQDFGERASVFAPFMGIQTATLTLTARIAKSSGAPLVPFYSERLPGNQGYRIRIGPAIDEFPTGDDVRDATLVNQAIEEQVRRTPAQYLWAHRRFRTRPDWEPQLYRVKRRKAMKQYTRLLFVLSPVIVLYTLWTAFRNRDQRYLRERFAFGSGDVRADIHLHAASIGELNAALPLIRLLQDNYPQQKILLTTNTPSSRRIAEKQLGDSVKHHYLPIDFQWTTNRFMPKVSPQCQLIMETELWPNLYEYCFQHGIRNIIVNGRLSKRTTEAPRFVRNVLIHVLQYTYAILARTEADKQRFEAIWNLARTRLVGNIKYAQVGKRQVSPIDLERPYVLAASTRNDEEKFIVENWLKLDSPRPLLVIAPRHIQRLNHILDDLKSFALNIAVRSRHDPVSADTDVYIADTFGELDGFIAGAEFVLMGGGFKPHGGQNILEVARAGKAVIFGQHMDNFQAEARDLVAAGGGIQIDTDAGLVQAIGTLLEDREQRARIGANARALIEANQDMAERYLDELRELCPKLSA from the coding sequence ATGCCCGATAGCGTCACCCCGTTCCCCGTTCGCGATTACCTGCATCCCAAGTACTGGCCGACCTGGCTGGGACTGGGCTTCATGTGGCTGGTGGCGCAACTCCCCTATCCGGCCATCAACACGCTGGGCAAAGGGGTCGGACTGCTCAGTTATGCGCTGATGCCGGCCCGCCGGCGCATCGTGCGCACCAATCTGCGCCTGGCGTTTCCCGAATACGACAAACACACCCTGCGCCGGCTGGTGCGCGAAAACTTTCACTCCACCGCCATGGCGATCTTTGAATCGGGCCTGGCCTGGTGGGGGTCCGAACAACGCCTGCAAAGCATGTATCGCATCGAAGGGCTGGAAAACCTGAAAGCCGCCCGGGCACAAGGCAAGGGCGTGTTATTACTGGGCGGGCATTACACCACGCTGGAGATCAGCGGCAAGTTTCTCGCCAATCACGTCGATAACCTGCGGCCCACCTACAAGCGGGCGCATAACCCGCTGTTTGAAGCGATCATGGTACACAGCCGCAACCGAATGCTCGATGGGCTGATTCGCAGTCGCGATATGCGCGACATCCTGCGGAATCTGAAAAACGGCAAAGTGGTCTGGTATGCGCCGGACCAGGACTTTGGCGAACGCGCGTCGGTCTTTGCGCCGTTCATGGGCATTCAGACCGCGACCCTGACACTGACCGCGCGTATTGCCAAATCCTCCGGCGCGCCGCTGGTACCGTTTTATTCGGAACGGCTGCCCGGCAATCAGGGCTACCGGATCCGGATCGGCCCGGCCATCGACGAGTTCCCCACCGGCGATGATGTGCGCGACGCCACGCTGGTCAACCAGGCCATCGAGGAACAGGTGCGTCGCACCCCGGCCCAGTATCTGTGGGCACACCGGCGCTTTCGCACCCGTCCCGACTGGGAGCCCCAGTTATACCGGGTCAAACGTCGCAAGGCCATGAAACAGTACACCCGCCTGTTGTTCGTGTTGAGCCCGGTGATTGTCCTCTACACCCTGTGGACCGCGTTTCGCAACCGCGACCAACGCTATCTACGGGAACGTTTTGCTTTTGGCAGCGGGGATGTGCGTGCCGACATCCATCTGCATGCCGCGTCGATCGGCGAACTCAACGCCGCGCTGCCGCTGATCCGGTTGCTGCAGGACAACTATCCGCAGCAAAAAATCCTGCTGACCACCAACACTCCGAGCAGCCGCCGCATTGCCGAAAAACAACTCGGCGACAGTGTCAAACATCACTATCTGCCGATCGACTTTCAGTGGACAACAAACCGGTTCATGCCAAAGGTCAGCCCGCAATGCCAGTTAATCATGGAGACCGAGCTTTGGCCCAACCTGTATGAATACTGCTTCCAGCACGGCATCCGCAACATCATCGTTAACGGGCGCCTGTCAAAACGGACCACTGAAGCGCCGCGCTTCGTCCGCAACGTGCTGATCCATGTGCTGCAGTATACCTACGCGATTCTGGCCCGAACCGAAGCGGATAAACAGCGCTTCGAGGCGATCTGGAACCTGGCCCGGACCCGGCTGGTGGGGAATATCAAGTATGCTCAAGTCGGCAAACGTCAGGTATCGCCCATCGACCTGGAACGGCCCTATGTCCTGGCCGCCTCGACACGCAATGACGAAGAAAAATTCATTGTCGAAAACTGGCTGAAACTGGACTCACCACGCCCACTTCTGGTGATTGCCCCTCGCCATATACAGCGGCTTAACCATATTCTGGACGATCTCAAATCGTTCGCACTGAATATTGCCGTGCGCAGTCGCCATGACCCGGTCAGCGCCGACACGGATGTTTATATCGCCGATACCTTTGGCGAGCTGGACGGCTTTATTGCCGGCGCGGAATTTGTACTGATGGGCGGCGGCTTCAAACCCCATGGCGGCCAGAACATTCTGGAAGTGGCCCGCGCCGGCAAGGCCGTGATTTTCGGCCAGCACATGGATAACTTCCAGGCCGAAGCCCGGGACCTGGTTGCCGCCGGCGGTGGCATTCAGATAGACACCGACGCCGGCCTGGTGCAAGCCATCGGAACCCTGCTGGAAGATCGCGAACAAAGAGCGCGCATCGGCGCAAACGCCCGGGCGTTGATCGAAGCCAATCAGGATATGGCCGAGCGCTATCTGGATGAATTGCGGGAATTGTGTCCGAAACTGAGTGCTTAG
- a CDS encoding 3-deoxy-D-manno-octulosonic acid kinase, with protein MPFLTKQYENRFVLYDKAVFADPDLIGFTSEQWAQQDAITGFAEGRGTTFFVNYYELELALRHYHRGGLIARWSADRYLWTGLESSRAWRELHLLQTLRERNLPVPRPIAAQVIRHGMLYTADIMTRRIPGAKAVGQLLANESLDTGHWAAMGGVIRRFHSQGVYHADLNANNILLDAGGRFYLIDFDRGCIRRPRRSWQQRNLQRLHRSLTKLQGAQETFHFSEQNWQDLLAGYNQL; from the coding sequence ATGCCGTTTTTAACCAAACAATACGAAAATCGTTTTGTCCTGTATGACAAGGCGGTGTTTGCCGATCCGGATCTCATCGGTTTTACCTCGGAACAGTGGGCGCAACAGGATGCCATTACCGGTTTTGCCGAGGGGCGGGGCACCACCTTTTTTGTCAATTATTACGAGCTGGAGCTGGCCCTGCGCCATTACCATCGCGGCGGCCTGATCGCGCGCTGGTCTGCCGACCGTTATCTGTGGACCGGCCTTGAGTCCAGCCGTGCCTGGCGCGAGCTGCATTTGTTACAGACCCTGCGCGAACGCAATCTGCCGGTCCCAAGGCCGATCGCGGCACAGGTGATTCGTCACGGCATGCTCTACACGGCGGACATCATGACCCGGCGTATTCCCGGGGCCAAAGCGGTTGGTCAGTTGCTGGCCAACGAGAGTCTGGATACCGGTCACTGGGCCGCCATGGGGGGCGTGATCCGGCGCTTCCACAGTCAGGGTGTCTATCACGCCGATCTGAACGCCAATAACATCCTGCTCGATGCCGGCGGTCGATTCTATTTAATCGATTTCGATCGCGGTTGTATTCGCCGACCACGCCGCAGCTGGCAGCAGCGCAACCTGCAGCGCCTGCATCGTTCCCTCACCAAACTCCAGGGCGCGCAGGAAACATTCCACTTCAGCGAGCAAAACTGGCAGGATTTGCTGGCGGGATACAACCAGTTGTAA